The genomic segment CAACTTTTCGCCCATTATTATCTCTGGCGCGATAGGTAATACCAAAGCCACCTTCACCTAGTTCTTGCTCAATCGTGTACTTACCACCCTGCAACTTCTGTCCTGATGCCCAAGCCATAGCTCATGAATGTGAGACACTTGCCTTGATTGTGGCACAGCTTCAAAGAGGCATCAGATGGCTTCACTGAGATGAGCAATTTCGCTGCCAGATGCGATCGCACTTCCCCTCTTCAGCAACGAAAAGAGAGATCGCAGGATGCTCATGTAGGAGTAGAGAGTTAAGGCGATAATCTGAGATCGCCTAGATCCTGAAAGATTATGCCTTGAGACGGGTAGAAGTTACAGCTTAAAGCTTTGATGATGAAACTATCCACTCCTGACCCTACCCACTGCTTCCTCAGAGCTTATATATAAATGTCTCAACCTTTATTAATTGTCGATGTGCAGATCGGTTTCATCAACTCATTTACACATCATATCCCCCAACGAATTGTCAGTTTAATTGAACGCGATCGCTATTCACCGCTTTTGTTTACTCGATTTGTGAACGCACCCGATGGCCCCTATGATCGCTTCCTCGACTGGCATAGTTGCAACACTAAGCCAGAAACCGACGTTGTCCCGGAACTCCAACCTTTTGCTCAAAAGGAGTTCATCTTTGCCAAGCAGGGACTGTGCGGGATGCCGGATGAGTTAACCGACTACCTCCGTCAGCAGCGTATTGAACGGCTCTCTATCGTCGGCATTGATACCGATATGTGCGTTCTGAAAATTGCCATGGATTTGTTCGACATCGGCATTGAACCCCTTGTTT from the Microcoleus sp. AS-A8 genome contains:
- a CDS encoding cysteine hydrolase, yielding MSQPLLIVDVQIGFINSFTHHIPQRIVSLIERDRYSPLLFTRFVNAPDGPYDRFLDWHSCNTKPETDVVPELQPFAQKEFIFAKQGLCGMPDELTDYLRQQRIERLSIVGIDTDMCVLKIAMDLFDIGIEPLVFTDCCASTAGLQAHFAGLAVLSRNIGAMRLRDAGLSGGSLAAP